From Pseudomonas sp. stari2, a single genomic window includes:
- a CDS encoding Bax inhibitor-1/YccA family protein: MREQDYAVHNSVQAEQLEVSRVLRNTYGLLALTLAFSGVMAFVAQQMRVGYPNIFVVLIGFYGLFFLTNKLRDSAWGLVSAFALTGFMGFLLGPILNRYLGMQGGAEVVSSAFAMTALVFGGLSAYVLITRKDMSFLGGFITAGFFVLLGATLASMFFQISGLQLAISAGFVLFSSVCILFQTSAIIHGGERNYIMATISLYVSIYNLFISLLQIFGIMSRDD, from the coding sequence ATGCGCGAACAGGATTACGCAGTTCATAACAGCGTGCAGGCTGAGCAGCTAGAGGTTAGCCGCGTCCTGCGCAACACATACGGCTTGCTGGCGCTCACCCTCGCTTTCAGCGGTGTGATGGCTTTCGTGGCCCAGCAGATGCGCGTCGGCTACCCGAATATTTTCGTGGTGCTGATCGGTTTCTACGGCTTGTTCTTCCTCACCAACAAACTCCGTGATTCGGCCTGGGGCCTGGTGTCGGCGTTTGCCCTGACCGGTTTCATGGGTTTCCTGCTCGGCCCGATCCTCAACCGTTACCTGGGCATGCAGGGCGGCGCTGAAGTGGTCAGCTCCGCGTTCGCGATGACTGCACTGGTATTCGGTGGCCTGTCGGCCTATGTGCTGATCACCCGCAAGGACATGAGCTTCCTCGGTGGCTTCATCACCGCCGGTTTCTTCGTGTTGCTGGGTGCGACGCTGGCGAGCATGTTCTTCCAGATCAGCGGCCTGCAACTGGCGATCAGCGCAGGTTTCGTGCTGTTCTCGTCGGTCTGCATTCTGTTCCAGACCAGCGCCATCATCCACGGCGGCGAGCGCAACTACATCATGGCGACCATTAGCCTGTATGTATCGATCTACAACCTGTTCATCAGCCTGTTGCAGATCTTCGGCATCATGAGCCGCGACGACTGA
- a CDS encoding FUSC family protein, whose protein sequence is MLRRILRPLLDPYRRYRHARLIHAVRVALGLLATILLTTGINLPHGEWASVTMLVVIGGLQHHGNIGKKAAERATGTLIGAGVGLLLVAQQAWLGMPWLTYFAMAVVCGFFSYHAIGKGGYTALLSAITVFIVAGHGDNPITDGLWRGVDILIGIALALAFSFALPLYAVYSWRYNLADALRDCATVYGRIISGEPVSADEHLKLMGRLNTVMVQLRSLMPSVSKEVKVSMTELDAIQRNLRMCISTLEILGNTRPDTNDPEAMAHLQSALKAEHRQIRVQLIGMARALKTGATQRLGRPLELPDASLDAPVYSPLDGYRLLTRQLASNIGEMRQRLAKTAPRWNI, encoded by the coding sequence CTGTTGCGGCGGATTCTGCGGCCGCTGCTGGATCCGTACCGTCGCTACCGGCATGCACGGTTGATTCATGCGGTGCGGGTAGCACTGGGACTGCTCGCGACAATCCTGCTGACCACCGGCATCAACCTGCCCCACGGCGAGTGGGCGTCGGTGACCATGCTGGTGGTGATCGGAGGTTTGCAGCACCACGGCAACATCGGCAAGAAAGCCGCCGAACGCGCCACCGGCACCTTGATCGGTGCCGGCGTCGGTCTGTTATTAGTGGCTCAACAGGCCTGGCTGGGGATGCCGTGGCTGACTTATTTTGCGATGGCGGTGGTGTGCGGATTCTTCTCGTATCACGCTATCGGCAAGGGCGGCTACACCGCCCTGCTCTCGGCCATCACCGTCTTCATTGTCGCCGGGCATGGCGACAACCCGATCACCGACGGGCTGTGGCGCGGGGTCGATATCCTGATCGGTATCGCCCTGGCCCTGGCCTTTTCCTTCGCCCTGCCGCTGTACGCGGTGTATTCGTGGCGCTACAACCTGGCCGACGCGTTGCGCGATTGCGCCACCGTGTACGGGCGAATCATCAGCGGTGAACCGGTTTCGGCCGATGAACACTTGAAACTGATGGGCCGGTTGAACACGGTGATGGTGCAATTGCGCTCGCTGATGCCGTCGGTGTCCAAGGAGGTGAAGGTCTCGATGACCGAACTGGACGCGATCCAGCGCAACCTGCGCATGTGCATCAGCACCCTGGAAATCCTCGGCAATACCCGTCCGGACACCAACGACCCTGAAGCCATGGCACACCTGCAATCGGCGTTGAAGGCCGAGCACCGGCAGATCCGTGTGCAACTGATCGGTATGGCACGGGCCTTGAAAACCGGTGCGACCCAGCGTCTTGGGCGCCCGCTGGAATTGCCGGACGCCAGCCTCGACGCCCCGGTCTACAGCCCGTTGGACGGTTACCGTCTGCTGACCCGGCAACTGGCGTCCAACATCGGCGAAATGCGCCAGCGTCTGGCGAAAACCGCACCGCGCTGGAACATTTGA
- a CDS encoding DSD1 family PLP-dependent enzyme produces the protein MRPGDRGGPYSEYFRALNNELKTKGPMRPVLLIDLERLDHNIDVVMGSVKRSGKHLRLVEKSLPSPGLLSYIAQRAGTQRLMSFHQPFLNHDAQVYPQSDILLGKPLPVRSAELFYQTHKGPFDPAKQLQWLIDNPERLQQYLALAQGLGTRMRINIELDVGLHRGGVSDLNVLGQMLALIAANPQHLEFAGFMGYDPFVGMGVPGILGSPEELFAKVMVIYQRCVDFTRQRYPALWHDGLCLNTAGSPSYRMHENETLSSEVSVGTAMLKPTHYDLPSLVEHVPATYIATPVLKSTGAVNIPALDDKSKLFSWWDANQRQTFFIYGGNWMAEFESPPGLQSNGVYGRSSNQEMVNGSNAVGLTVEDQVFLRPTQTEAVLLQFGDLLAVRGGKIVDTWPVYS, from the coding sequence CTGCGGCCGGGGGATCGCGGCGGGCCTTACAGTGAATATTTCCGGGCGCTGAACAACGAGCTCAAGACCAAAGGCCCGATGCGCCCGGTGTTGTTGATCGATCTGGAACGCCTCGACCACAACATCGACGTGGTGATGGGTTCGGTGAAGCGCAGCGGCAAGCACCTGCGACTGGTGGAGAAATCGCTGCCGTCGCCGGGGCTGCTCAGCTACATCGCTCAAAGGGCGGGGACGCAGCGACTGATGTCGTTTCATCAGCCGTTTCTCAATCACGATGCACAGGTTTACCCGCAGTCCGACATCCTGCTCGGCAAGCCGTTGCCGGTCCGTTCTGCCGAGCTGTTCTACCAGACCCACAAAGGCCCGTTCGACCCGGCGAAACAACTGCAATGGCTGATCGACAACCCCGAACGCCTGCAGCAATACCTCGCGCTGGCCCAGGGACTGGGCACCCGAATGCGGATCAACATCGAACTGGACGTCGGCCTGCACCGGGGCGGGGTCAGTGATCTGAACGTGCTCGGGCAGATGCTCGCGCTGATCGCCGCCAATCCTCAGCACCTGGAATTCGCCGGGTTCATGGGCTATGACCCGTTCGTGGGCATGGGCGTGCCGGGAATTCTCGGCTCGCCCGAGGAACTGTTTGCCAAGGTGATGGTGATTTATCAGCGCTGCGTCGACTTCACCCGGCAGCGATATCCGGCGCTGTGGCATGACGGCTTGTGCCTGAACACCGCCGGCAGCCCGAGTTATCGCATGCATGAAAACGAAACCCTGAGCAGCGAAGTCTCGGTGGGCACGGCGATGCTCAAGCCGACGCACTACGATCTGCCGTCACTGGTGGAGCATGTGCCTGCCACGTACATCGCCACGCCGGTGTTGAAAAGCACTGGCGCCGTTAACATCCCGGCGCTGGACGACAAATCGAAATTGTTCTCTTGGTGGGACGCCAACCAGCGCCAGACCTTTTTCATCTACGGCGGCAACTGGATGGCCGAATTCGAATCGCCGCCGGGGCTGCAGAGCAATGGCGTCTACGGGCGCAGTTCGAATCAGGAGATGGTCAACGGTTCGAATGCCGTGGGGCTGACGGTGGAGGATCAAGTGTTCCTGCGGCCGACCCAGACTGAAGCCGTTCTCCTGCAATTCGGTGATCTGCTGGCGGTGCGCGGCGGCAAGATCGTCGATACCTGGCCGGTTTATTCCTGA
- a CDS encoding Lrp/AsnC family transcriptional regulator: MTDDIDQILIGALMEDSRRSLKALAQISGLSSPSVAERLRRLEERGVLKGYTVEIDPKCFGYQLQAIVRVRPLPGQLQEVERQILSIPEFTECDKVTGEDCFIARLHVRSMEQLDTLLDRLNTLAETNTAIVKKTPVKRRLPPMA, translated from the coding sequence ATGACCGACGATATCGACCAGATCTTGATCGGGGCCTTGATGGAAGACTCCCGGCGTTCGCTCAAGGCCCTGGCGCAGATCAGCGGATTGTCTTCACCAAGCGTGGCCGAGCGCTTGCGCCGATTGGAAGAGCGCGGCGTGCTCAAGGGCTACACCGTGGAGATCGATCCGAAGTGCTTCGGTTACCAGTTGCAGGCGATTGTCCGCGTGCGGCCATTGCCGGGGCAGTTGCAGGAAGTGGAACGGCAGATCCTGTCGATTCCCGAGTTCACCGAGTGTGACAAGGTTACCGGCGAGGATTGTTTCATCGCCCGTCTGCATGTGCGTTCGATGGAGCAGCTGGACACCTTGCTCGATCGACTCAATACACTGGCCGAAACCAACACCGCGATCGTCAAGAAGACCCCTGTCAAACGACGATTGCCGCCGATGGCGTGA
- a CDS encoding YceK/YidQ family lipoprotein: MKIQAVILAALMLTGCGTIQTVALSDKTNVDQLKAKKTYCGAVPRIYSGVTYDFCMLHAEKPDDVDAFNYKNASLGLVVDGAVSGVLDTFLLPYTIYKQHADGSMIIN; encoded by the coding sequence ATGAAAATTCAGGCAGTGATACTGGCGGCATTGATGCTGACAGGTTGCGGAACCATACAGACCGTGGCGCTCAGCGATAAAACGAACGTCGATCAGTTGAAGGCGAAAAAAACCTACTGCGGCGCCGTACCGCGCATCTACAGCGGCGTGACGTACGACTTCTGCATGCTGCACGCCGAAAAACCGGATGACGTCGATGCGTTCAACTACAAGAACGCGTCCCTGGGGCTGGTGGTTGATGGTGCCGTTTCCGGGGTGCTGGATACATTTCTGTTGCCCTACACTATTTACAAGCAGCACGCCGATGGCAGCATGATCATCAACTGA
- a CDS encoding DMT family transporter codes for MDKTIRRGSFEMTAAMLISGTIGWFVLVSGQPVLDVVFWRCVFGAGTLLLICAAFGFLRPDILTRTTFLLAVLSGVAIVGNWVLLFASYSRASIAIGTAVYNVQPFMLVGLAALFLGEKITLQKLFWLAISFMGMLAIVSAHGGQGEGGNDYLMGIALALGAAFLYAIAALIIKRLTGTPPHLIALIQVCTGVLLLAPFAHFSALPQAPSAWASLVTLGIVHTGLMYVLLYGAIQKLPTALTGALSFIYPIAAIFVDWFAFGHQLQTLQWIGVAAILLAAAGMQQGWGFKSRRLAAQ; via the coding sequence ATGGACAAAACAATCCGTCGCGGCTCATTCGAAATGACCGCTGCCATGCTGATATCCGGGACGATCGGCTGGTTTGTGCTGGTGTCCGGGCAACCGGTGCTGGACGTGGTGTTCTGGCGCTGCGTATTCGGCGCCGGCACCTTGTTGCTGATCTGCGCCGCTTTCGGTTTCTTGCGCCCGGACATCCTGACCCGTACCACGTTCCTGCTGGCCGTGCTCAGCGGCGTGGCGATTGTTGGCAACTGGGTGCTGCTGTTCGCCTCCTATTCACGGGCCTCGATTGCCATCGGTACGGCGGTATACAACGTGCAGCCGTTCATGCTGGTGGGACTGGCTGCCCTGTTTCTTGGCGAGAAGATCACTCTGCAAAAACTGTTCTGGCTGGCGATTTCGTTTATGGGAATGTTGGCCATTGTCAGTGCCCACGGCGGGCAGGGCGAGGGCGGCAATGATTACCTGATGGGGATCGCACTGGCACTGGGGGCGGCGTTTCTGTACGCGATCGCTGCGCTGATCATCAAGCGCCTGACCGGCACGCCGCCACACCTGATTGCCTTGATCCAGGTCTGCACCGGCGTGCTGCTGCTCGCGCCGTTCGCGCATTTTTCAGCGCTACCGCAGGCACCGAGTGCCTGGGCCAGCCTTGTGACGCTTGGCATCGTCCACACTGGTCTGATGTATGTTTTGCTCTACGGGGCGATCCAGAAACTGCCGACCGCACTGACCGGCGCACTGTCGTTCATCTATCCGATTGCGGCGATTTTCGTTGACTGGTTCGCCTTCGGCCATCAACTGCAAACCCTGCAATGGATCGGGGTGGCGGCGATCCTGCTGGCCGCCGCCGGCATGCAACAGGGCTGGGGCTTCAAGTCGCGGCGTCTGGCGGCGCAGTAA
- a CDS encoding transposase — MGTMERYSKVGMQELDQRLSKIVEAARKKPVSVYRYGAPWVWIVSQDDWQGALKEVSSYIPPGHSLVLLRPQIDDLFDAHADLLHELNAQPGMLIPAQTVMHILLLQLLYSVPSEQQLYEQLNYNLLFRWFVGLGLNQKVWSFNVLSRDIATLLNEPRAVQLIQKIIGEVFCGALLQMPEFSLNFALLHTWLSKHTGATHVSN, encoded by the coding sequence ATGGGGACTATGGAACGCTACTCGAAAGTGGGCATGCAGGAACTCGATCAACGCCTGTCGAAGATCGTCGAAGCCGCGCGCAAGAAGCCGGTTTCGGTGTATCGCTACGGCGCGCCGTGGGTCTGGATCGTGTCGCAGGATGACTGGCAGGGCGCCTTGAAAGAGGTCTCCAGCTACATTCCGCCGGGACATTCGCTGGTGCTGCTGCGCCCGCAGATCGACGACCTGTTCGACGCCCACGCCGATCTCCTGCACGAGCTCAACGCCCAGCCCGGCATGCTGATCCCGGCGCAAACGGTCATGCACATCCTGCTCCTGCAACTGCTGTATTCGGTGCCCAGCGAGCAGCAGCTCTACGAACAGCTCAATTACAACCTGCTGTTCCGCTGGTTCGTCGGCCTGGGCCTGAACCAGAAAGTCTGGAGCTTCAACGTCCTCAGTCGCGACATCGCCACGCTGCTCAACGAGCCGCGTGCGGTGCAGCTCATCCAGAAAATCATCGGTGAAGTGTTCTGCGGCGCGCTGCTGCAAATGCCCGAGTTCTCGTTGAACTTCGCGCTGTTGCACACCTGGCTGAGCAAGCACACCGGGGCCACGCACGTCAGCAATTAA
- a CDS encoding ShlB/FhaC/HecB family hemolysin secretion/activation protein translates to MEQIFTSRLALWGWLLVTAGVQPAFAEEAANAGAQRLVDVNEYFVRGNTVLDARAIEEAVYPFLGPQKALSDIEGARDALQKVYQERGYQSVFVELPEQAVADGIVYLQVSETKVGRVRVVGAKHYSPLDIRDNVPALKEGQVPDFAKVQGELAQLNKTPGRQVMPLVREGQRPGTMDVDLQVEDQNPWTASVGLNNDYSADTEKLRAVTSLGYNNLWQLGHSINLTYFTAPQDTDNAKVWSGSYTAPLTDRWSVQFSGYQSDSNVATIGGSNVLGKGHSYGVAAIYTIPSSGNWSNSLSAGIDFKDFDERLTLSGESDKVPLKYAPFTFAYNGYRYTEKSQLGLGLSLVAATRSIFGYGSSDEEFDYKRYRAKPSFAVLKGDTSFTWTFDNDWQSASKTAFQLASGPLVSNEQFSAGGATSVRGYLAAERTGDDGVLFSQEVRTPSLAKYAGTWMQDWRFYAFAEGAQLYLRDELPDQDASYALASVGLGTRASLSKWLSGSVDWGYPLLEGPNTSKQESRLHFNLQATF, encoded by the coding sequence GTGGAGCAGATTTTCACGTCACGGCTGGCGCTGTGGGGCTGGCTGCTGGTGACGGCCGGCGTGCAGCCGGCGTTCGCCGAGGAGGCCGCAAACGCAGGTGCGCAGCGTCTGGTGGACGTCAACGAATACTTCGTGCGCGGCAACACCGTGCTCGATGCCCGGGCGATCGAAGAAGCGGTGTACCCGTTCCTCGGCCCGCAAAAAGCCCTGAGCGACATCGAAGGTGCGCGGGACGCCTTGCAGAAGGTCTATCAGGAACGCGGCTACCAATCGGTGTTCGTCGAACTGCCGGAGCAGGCCGTAGCCGACGGCATCGTCTACCTGCAAGTCAGCGAAACCAAGGTCGGCCGGGTCCGGGTGGTTGGCGCCAAACACTATTCGCCGCTGGACATCCGCGACAACGTCCCGGCGCTGAAGGAAGGCCAAGTGCCGGACTTCGCCAAGGTCCAGGGCGAACTGGCGCAACTGAACAAGACCCCGGGCCGGCAGGTGATGCCGCTGGTGCGCGAAGGTCAGCGCCCCGGCACCATGGACGTGGATCTGCAGGTCGAAGACCAGAACCCGTGGACCGCCAGCGTCGGTCTGAACAACGACTACAGCGCCGACACCGAAAAACTGCGCGCCGTCACCAGCCTCGGTTACAACAACCTCTGGCAACTCGGCCACAGCATCAACCTGACCTACTTCACCGCGCCGCAGGACACCGACAACGCCAAGGTCTGGTCGGGCTCCTACACCGCGCCGCTGACCGACCGCTGGAGCGTGCAGTTCTCCGGTTACCAGTCCGACAGTAACGTTGCCACCATCGGCGGCAGCAACGTGCTCGGCAAGGGCCATTCCTACGGCGTAGCGGCGATCTACACGATCCCGTCCAGCGGCAACTGGTCGAACTCGCTGTCGGCCGGCATCGACTTCAAGGACTTCGACGAACGCCTGACCCTGTCCGGCGAGAGCGACAAGGTGCCGCTGAAATATGCGCCGTTCACCTTCGCCTACAACGGCTACCGCTACACGGAAAAGAGCCAGCTCGGCCTTGGTCTGAGCCTGGTTGCGGCCACTCGCAGCATCTTCGGCTACGGCAGCTCCGACGAGGAATTCGACTACAAGCGCTACCGTGCCAAACCGAGTTTTGCCGTGCTAAAGGGCGACACCAGTTTCACCTGGACCTTCGACAACGACTGGCAGAGCGCGAGCAAAACCGCGTTCCAGCTGGCGTCGGGGCCACTGGTTTCCAACGAACAATTCTCTGCCGGCGGCGCGACTTCGGTACGCGGTTATCTGGCCGCCGAACGCACCGGCGATGACGGTGTGTTGTTCAGCCAGGAAGTCCGCACACCGTCGCTGGCCAAGTACGCCGGCACGTGGATGCAGGACTGGCGCTTCTACGCCTTCGCCGAAGGCGCGCAACTCTATCTGCGCGACGAACTGCCGGACCAGGACGCCAGTTACGCCCTGGCCAGTGTCGGTCTCGGCACCCGCGCCAGCCTGAGCAAATGGCTGTCCGGCAGCGTCGACTGGGGCTACCCGCTACTCGAAGGGCCGAACACCTCGAAACAGGAATCGCGCCTGCACTTCAACCTACAGGCCACTTTCTAA
- a CDS encoding c-type cytochrome: MRASRFTLLLPLFLTLSGCGEDAKPPASTNNAIPKDPALAQIYANSCQLCHANPAANAPLTGDRKAWEPRIQQGADTLLDHAINGYNGMPPMGQCVECSEEQFLQLIGFMADQPLPQ; encoded by the coding sequence ATGCGGGCAAGCCGATTCACTTTACTGCTGCCATTGTTCCTGACGCTGTCAGGCTGCGGCGAAGACGCCAAACCCCCGGCCAGCACCAACAACGCCATTCCCAAAGACCCGGCGCTGGCGCAGATCTACGCCAACAGCTGCCAGCTCTGTCACGCCAACCCCGCCGCGAATGCGCCGCTGACCGGCGACCGCAAGGCCTGGGAGCCGCGCATCCAGCAGGGCGCCGACACGCTGCTCGACCACGCCATCAACGGCTACAACGGTATGCCGCCGATGGGCCAGTGCGTCGAATGCTCGGAAGAACAATTCCTTCAGTTGATCGGCTTCATGGCCGACCAGCCGCTCCCACAATAA
- a CDS encoding D-arabinono-1,4-lactone oxidase — protein MASNPALGQLMRAPRLIPWRNWSGGQSCLPAARVAPKNLDELTAVIQQAPGKIRPVGSAHSFSALVPTDGTLLSLSYFNGLLDHDPKTLQAEFAAGTPMSRMGTPLKDVGQALQNMADIDYQTLAGAISTSTHGTGKTFQSYSAHVCGMQLVTASGEVLDCDSQRHPDVFNAARVSLGALGVATKIRLQNRPAYRLRERQWIAKTEELLEDIDKNTSENQHWEMLVVTHSDYALSIALNETTDPATPPIPPEEEGGNEFVTLIEKIDKYGSDFPGLRSSLLNSLRHLASFEDRVGDSFDIYANVRTVRFNEMEYSVPAEHGPACLREILKLIRDKDLRTWFPIEYRYVKADDIPLSMFEGRDSCSISVHQHYQMDHHNFFAAVEPIFWKYNGRPHWGKLHTLNARTLQTLYPRWQEFIQVRQALDPSGKFLNGHLASILGVS, from the coding sequence CTGGCTTCCAATCCGGCGCTGGGCCAGTTGATGCGCGCGCCACGGCTGATTCCCTGGCGCAACTGGTCGGGCGGGCAGAGCTGCCTGCCGGCGGCGCGGGTGGCGCCGAAGAATCTGGATGAACTGACGGCGGTGATTCAACAGGCACCGGGCAAGATTCGTCCGGTCGGCTCGGCGCATTCCTTCAGCGCACTGGTGCCCACCGACGGCACGTTGCTGTCCCTGAGCTACTTCAATGGTCTGCTCGACCATGACCCTAAAACCCTGCAAGCCGAATTCGCCGCCGGCACGCCGATGTCGCGCATGGGAACGCCGCTCAAGGACGTCGGCCAGGCCCTGCAGAACATGGCCGACATCGACTACCAGACCCTCGCCGGAGCGATTTCCACCTCGACTCACGGCACCGGCAAAACCTTCCAGTCCTATTCCGCCCACGTCTGCGGCATGCAACTGGTGACCGCCAGCGGCGAGGTGCTGGATTGTGACAGTCAGCGTCATCCCGACGTATTCAACGCGGCTCGCGTGTCCCTCGGCGCGCTGGGCGTGGCAACCAAAATCCGCCTGCAGAACCGCCCGGCCTACCGCCTGCGCGAACGCCAGTGGATCGCCAAGACCGAAGAGCTGCTGGAAGACATCGACAAGAACACGAGCGAAAACCAGCACTGGGAAATGCTCGTCGTCACCCATTCCGACTACGCCTTGTCCATCGCTCTCAACGAAACCACCGACCCGGCCACGCCACCGATCCCGCCCGAAGAGGAGGGCGGCAACGAGTTCGTGACCCTGATCGAGAAGATCGACAAGTACGGCAGCGATTTCCCGGGCCTGCGCAGTTCGCTGCTCAACAGCCTGCGGCATCTGGCGAGTTTCGAGGATCGGGTGGGCGACTCGTTCGACATCTACGCCAACGTGCGCACCGTGCGTTTCAACGAAATGGAATATTCGGTGCCCGCCGAACACGGCCCGGCGTGCCTGCGCGAGATTCTCAAGCTGATCCGCGACAAGGACCTGCGCACCTGGTTTCCCATCGAGTATCGCTACGTCAAGGCTGACGACATTCCGCTGAGCATGTTCGAGGGGCGCGATAGTTGTTCGATCTCGGTCCACCAGCATTACCAGATGGACCATCACAACTTCTTCGCCGCCGTCGAGCCGATCTTCTGGAAGTACAACGGCCGCCCGCACTGGGGCAAGTTGCACACGCTCAACGCGCGCACGTTGCAGACGTTGTACCCGCGCTGGCAGGAATTCATTCAGGTACGCCAGGCGCTGGACCCGAGCGGCAAGTTTCTTAACGGGCATCTGGCATCGATTCTGGGGGTGAGCTGA
- a CDS encoding NADP-dependent glyceraldehyde-3-phosphate dehydrogenase, with amino-acid sequence MTTANILGNLFPSVSDIPEKYRLDSQVEQREYLVDGELRRWDGPLATVRSPVYLHGENGDEQVILGSTPLLDADTALTALDAAVRAYDRGQGLWPTMRVAERIQHVEAFLGRMRQQRDAVVKLLMWEIGKNLKDSEKEFDRTCDYIVDTINALKELDRRSSRFELEQDTLGQIRRVPLGVALCMGPYNYPLNETFTTLIPALIMGNTVVFKPAKLGVLLIRPLLEAFRDSFPTGVINVIYGSGRETVSALMASGKIDIFAFIGTNKAASDLKKLHPKPHRLRAALGLDAKNPGIVLPEVDLDNAVSEAVTGSLSFNGQRCTALKILFVHEDVVESFIEKINTKLASLKPGMPWDNGVSLTPLPESGKVDYLHGLVADAQNHGAQVVNPNGGESRESFFYPAVLYPVTPQMRVYQEEQFGPVVPIVPYRHLDTVIDYVLESDFGQQLSIFGTNPVAVGRLVDTFANQVGRINLNAQCQRGPDTYPFNGRKNSAEGTLSVHDALRVFSIRTLVATKFQEPNKDLISEIIRGRDSNFIATDYIF; translated from the coding sequence ATGACCACAGCAAACATCCTTGGCAACCTGTTCCCTTCTGTCAGCGACATCCCGGAAAAATACCGCCTCGACAGTCAGGTCGAGCAACGCGAATACCTGGTCGATGGCGAGTTGCGCCGCTGGGACGGCCCGCTCGCTACCGTGCGCAGCCCGGTCTATCTGCACGGCGAAAACGGCGACGAACAAGTGATCCTCGGCAGCACGCCGCTGCTGGACGCCGACACCGCCCTCACCGCCCTCGACGCCGCCGTCCGCGCCTACGACCGGGGCCAGGGCCTGTGGCCGACCATGCGAGTGGCCGAACGTATCCAGCACGTCGAAGCCTTCCTCGGGCGCATGCGCCAACAGCGAGACGCCGTGGTGAAACTGCTGATGTGGGAAATCGGCAAGAACCTCAAGGACTCGGAAAAAGAGTTCGACCGCACCTGCGACTACATCGTCGACACCATCAATGCGCTGAAAGAACTCGACCGCCGCTCCAGCCGTTTTGAGCTGGAACAGGACACGCTGGGCCAGATCCGCCGCGTACCGCTTGGCGTCGCGCTGTGCATGGGGCCTTACAACTATCCGCTGAACGAAACGTTCACCACGCTGATTCCGGCGCTGATCATGGGCAACACCGTGGTGTTTAAACCGGCCAAGCTCGGCGTCCTGCTGATCCGTCCGCTGCTCGAAGCCTTCCGCGACAGTTTCCCGACCGGCGTGATCAACGTGATCTACGGCAGCGGCCGCGAGACCGTCAGTGCGCTGATGGCCAGCGGCAAGATCGACATCTTCGCCTTCATTGGCACCAACAAGGCCGCCAGCGACCTGAAGAAGCTGCACCCGAAACCGCACCGTTTGCGCGCCGCGCTGGGGCTGGATGCGAAGAACCCCGGCATCGTCCTGCCGGAAGTCGATCTGGATAACGCGGTGAGTGAAGCGGTTACCGGCTCACTGTCGTTCAACGGGCAGCGCTGCACCGCGCTGAAAATCCTGTTTGTGCATGAGGATGTGGTCGAGAGTTTTATCGAGAAAATCAACACCAAACTGGCCAGCCTCAAACCGGGCATGCCGTGGGACAACGGCGTATCGCTGACACCGCTGCCGGAGTCGGGCAAGGTCGATTATCTGCATGGGCTAGTGGCCGACGCGCAAAACCATGGCGCCCAAGTGGTCAACCCGAATGGCGGCGAGTCGCGGGAATCGTTCTTCTATCCGGCGGTGCTGTACCCGGTGACGCCGCAGATGCGCGTGTATCAGGAAGAACAGTTCGGTCCGGTGGTGCCGATCGTGCCGTACCGTCACCTCGACACCGTCATCGACTACGTGCTGGAATCGGACTTCGGCCAGCAACTGAGCATCTTCGGCACCAACCCGGTAGCGGTCGGTCGTTTGGTCGACACTTTCGCCAACCAGGTCGGGCGGATCAACCTCAACGCCCAGTGCCAGCGCGGCCCGGACACCTACCCGTTCAACGGCCGCAAGAACTCCGCCGAAGGCACGCTATCGGTACACGATGCGTTGCGGGTGTTTTCGATCCGGACGCTGGTGGCGACCAAGTTCCAGGAGCCCAACAAGGACCTGATCAGCGAAATCATTCGCGGGCGGGATTCGAATTTCATCGCCACCGATTACATCTTCTGA